The genomic window TAGAAGTAGCAAGTTGCTTCAACCCCGGTGACCGGCTAAGAAGGCGCTACTGGGCGAGATCTACTTTGTTATCTTGGCTACCTTATTCGCATGGCCGAGAGAGTGAATCAGCTTTCTTATGAAAAGCGAAAATGAAAGAGAGCTCTTCTTTCTATatagaaattcttaaaaaaatggagAGCATAGGGCATTGTATTCGTTCATATCATGCAACGGACTACAGTATCGAACTCCTATGAGTTAATTCGCCGGCCGCTGAAAGACTGACGCAACTCAGCCGGTTGGTATTAACTAGACTACCCTCCTTCTCCTTAGCGGGGTCTACTTCCTTTGCTATCCCTACCTCTACTTCCTTTCCCGCGGCGGGGGCCGGGGATGGATCTTGTTGATTTAGTAGTTCGCTCAGTAGATCCTTCGTTGAAGCAGCGGCTTACTCATAACCACCTCGGCCATCACCGGGAGGCATAGACAGTGGCTTTTCGAGCAGCGGAACCGGTAGAACTCCAATCTATGGCAGTACCAGCAGCGGTGGAGCTAGCATATATACTCACCTGCATTAGATCAGGTCTGGGTCCCCTGCTCCGTCCTATGTAGGTAGGCAGCGTGTACGACAGTTGTCCCCTCCTTCTGGCTCTGTCTTATTACGTCCGAGGCCTAGAGGGAATTTTCTCTCCTAACTTACCTATGAATCAGACTTTCTTTCACCACTCTTTCATAAGGGGCAGCTGCTACTATTCTGATCTCGTCCACTCATCCAAACTCTGATCTCTAtctatgtaaattttatttacttactcTCGAGcgattctctttcttttccaaTGGGAAGCATCTTTTCGACAGGGAAGCTCGGCTCACTGGATAGCTGACTCGCGCCCTTCCATGTTTCCGGAGATTTTGATCTGACCGCCCGGTGTAGGAGGCAAAGTTGAGCAGGGCAAAGGCCTTTTTTTTGCACAGGGGCGCTCAAGCAGGTGAGGAAAGCCACGCGAGAAGAGAGCCTTTGTCAGCAGAGGAAGGAGTTCGTGATTGACAATCTCTTGAGAAGAACAATCCCAACAAACAGGAGAAATCATCAATCAGAACTAAAGCCAGCACCAGCATAGGGTGGTTTCTATGCAAGGAGAACAGGGATCCTCTGACACCGAACAAGCACCCCCTTCCTGGAAAGAGAGAGACTTCAGAGAACGTCTTGTCTGCCCCCCTGATTTCACTTCATTAGCTAGATTTGGATGTTTGCCTCTTGGATCAATGGGGGATTGCCTTTTCCCCATAGAGGTACGATTTTTCATTGGATCAAGGAAGAGTACTGTGACTGGTCGTCCACCAAAGCTTTTTCTTGTTCGCCCCTACTGATACTGATAGAGAGTCAACGGGGTAGTATATCTTGAACAACCTAACCTACTTTCTGCTCAGGCTTTGACGGATCAAAGGCTGGTCAATGAGCAGCATCTCCATCAAACTTTGTGAGGTTCCCCGGGATCCGGTCTATCCTTGTGAAAAAGAAGGATTGACTCCAACTTATCGTCTAAAGCCTGTGATGAGTGCTTATAAAGGCAAAGATATGGATTCTCTTTTTGAACTGCTTGAAAGCGCTCGCAAGAGGTAGATGATCCCCTTTGAGgaagaaggattttttttttttcaccggAGAAAGCTTTCTGCTTCCCGACCATGAATCTCTCCCTGTTGATCGTGACTGAGGGTTCAGTCAAGCAAGAATGAGGAAACTTTGACCTTGATTGAATGTGCTACACCTGACGAAAAGAAGTTGGTCGTTCGGGAGCGTACTTATGTGATGTGATGAACTAGCCTTTGTCGACTTCTGAAAGGTGATCCATATATCATAGGCCAGGCAATGGATGCTACTTAGTCTCCTCTTTCAACTTCTTCGTCAGAGGGAAGAGATGCCAGGAAGCTCTGTTCCTTCTCGCAGGGTGGCGTGCCTCCGTCTGAGACTCTACCCCTGCCCGTTGGATGTATGGGGCCTCTTCAATTCATCTTTTGAGGTTTTTTTCTATCCCCTGCTTCCCTACTGAGTTCCTCCGTCTCTCTTGCATGGTGCCCCTCTGTCCCTCCCTTTCTGAGAGGTGATCCACTCAATCCTTTTTTTCAACCTAAAGGTTGATTTCAAAGCCGAGACGGACGAAGTTTGGTCAAAATGTAGTCGTTGAAGCCTTTCTGCAACATCTTCCTGTCTATAGATTTTTTCTACGCTACAAGTCCGCTGTTAATCTTGCTTTCCTAAATCCGAATGTTCATTCTTTTTATAGATCTCCAATCTATGGAAAGGAGGGATGATTCGAGAATACCCAGACCTAGTTAAGGACACTAGGACAGGCTACAAGTCAGGTTTGAAGAGAACTCCTCCATAGGCCTTCTAAAGGCTGGAGGCACACTGCTTTAAATACAAAGCTACATGCAACCACCCAAACCTCTTCCCTAacataaaccgcaagtgcacgggtgttaaagtaataattaccccggtgagtaggtagtcgaatccacagggaacggaagtattagtattaaccaattcttagttatctagtagaaatcaatggatgtaatgaaatgaactaattgtaagagaattaataagcaagcaaacaagcaagaaaacaagtaaaggagatctcaatcaataaagatgaggtacccggacaatgctcccccaaggatctaacatgaagctcatgattcactaaatgcttctaaaccgagtctaatgagtagaggtaatccaagaactaCCGACCCCTGCCTCCAaaccaccggtactagtcccctacaaggtcccagcagaaaaatcgctcaatctcaacacctcacaccccatatgaccgcaatacgctctagggacacctaagactgaaaccaattcctaaagatagatccaaccctaattcctggcgaaggatctctaaccccctacaaggtcccggtggagaaatctctcaatctcacgcctcacaccaaatatggttgcatagagttatagagtttagggaatacagagataggaaacactcaatcggaagggaaaggggacactccactatctaatgactcaccctctcaaccctctttaaccttgaagttctaactataatggagacctttctgacatcaaagaaacaattcatgcgaatccaatcaaccacaaggattaatgaaacaagcaagcaatggaaatacaagattaaaactcaaatcaactcagatttaatagaaacataaagcaaatcattacaaaaacataaatcctagggttcacatgcccaaatacctactaaggtttagccctccatggagcaagttacaaaacaatgattaatacaatgaaaagcaatgaaaaccatgaagtaaaacccccttaaattcatgatgatagccttgatgggtcgcccaacatcttgaagaatccttttccgaagctaggtcgccgaaggctccctctatgctatgacggagagaagatcggtcaaagttggtgatggatgccccccaatatcgccaaaggcctcctccaaaaccctagctgccttgccttcaaagtgctcgcaaAAACCCTCATCAAAAGTCTCCCAAAAATAAGGCAAAATGGCCTATATAAAGCCCATAACCGCGCCTGTCacatgccctcacgcgcccgtgtggattttccacgcggccgcatgggctgcaagaatttccacgcgggcgcgcgaacagaaattttgctacagtactgctacacttaaattgctacagtacttttcacaaaacgcggtccaaacactcttctcttgaggccacatgtccaggcacacgtccatgtagtaggctataaaacttttcttcatcgacgtatctttgaaaggtcttgcaatcttcacaaagagaaggaacatgaagatgtggctgcctttgtgcccttccaactagtgaattgacttgaatcttcttggaagttggcacacatctccacgtttatgaactcctctcgtgtcttggtccttgaattgaacaagaactccaaaCATTgcgtctttatagcctatctttgcttcctttttactcttaaaggcattcacaacctatatgcataaaagatcaccaaatacacaatatgagacataaaccattgtaaaaatgatgctcaatgcatggaaaacatatataaaaatatgtctactcaagcacttatcacctacaGTCTCAATTGAGCTAGCCTCCCACTTACTTATCCCTGACCTAGCCAGTGGAACTGCTACTAGACTTACTTTGGTCTATTCTGCTTCTTCTCCCTCTTTTTGGGGACTCTCAACTCGTTGTAAAGCAGATTTTCAGAGAATACCAGGTGAAAGAGGAAGATCTTCTCCCAACTAAGGACAAGGCTTTGAAGCTCATGGGGCTGATAGAATTACCATTCACCATGTTGGTTGCATCACTCTCAGGCATAGAGACTCCACCTTTAACTGGCTAGCAATAcactttctttttaaagaatttatttCCAATAATGGCAGAAggaaaatgataatgaaaaaaaaattgccgaGAGCATATCTTTATCCTTGACCTATTTCTATCCCTAGCTTGTAGTTTTCAAACAGGGTCCTTCACACAATTTCCGAAAATTAGTGTGTCATCCACAAACTAAGAAATGACGATCTCAGTACTCTGACTATGTTTGATGCGGAACCGCCCTGCCGTCCTGGCTCTATGCAGAAATCGAATCAAAGAGTCAGCTACCAGAATGAAGTAGAATGTCGCCAAAGGCATCAATCTTTTGCCTCTTGAGAATCTATGAGTTGGGATCCCATTCACTAGTACTCTCGAACTACCAGAGGCCACCACCATCCTGATCCATTGAATCCACCTATGACCGAACCCCCTCGACTGTAGGATTTGAAAGAGAGTGTCCCACCTGATGTTATCATATGCCTTCAGAAAATCTAGCTTGA from Dioscorea cayenensis subsp. rotundata cultivar TDr96_F1 chromosome 9, TDr96_F1_v2_PseudoChromosome.rev07_lg8_w22 25.fasta, whole genome shotgun sequence includes these protein-coding regions:
- the LOC120268491 gene encoding uncharacterized protein LOC120268491, whose amino-acid sequence is MTGLKEEAQANSVPAAAEIVHNCKSESKESFILKLDFLKAYDNIRWDTLFQILQSRGFGHRWIQWIRMVVASGSSRVLVNGIPTHRFSRGKRLMPLATFYFILVADSLIRFLHRARTAGRFRIKHSQSTEIVIS